One genomic region from Conexibacter woesei DSM 14684 encodes:
- a CDS encoding helix-turn-helix domain-containing protein, with the protein MREPSPYLSAFARTLRRQRRKQDLSQEALADASGVSAKHIGEIERENKEPGITTALRLVDGLEEPLGEFFTRVEDRLRGG; encoded by the coding sequence ATGCGTGAGCCCTCCCCCTACCTCAGCGCGTTCGCGCGAACGCTGAGGCGACAGCGCCGAAAGCAGGACCTCTCGCAGGAGGCGCTGGCGGACGCGTCGGGCGTCAGCGCGAAGCACATCGGCGAGATCGAACGCGAGAACAAGGAGCCCGGGATCACGACGGCACTGCGGCTCGTCGACGGCCTGGAGGAGCCGCTCGGGGAGTTCTTCACACGGGTCGAGGACCGTCTCCGAGGAGGATGA
- a CDS encoding helix-turn-helix domain-containing protein, which produces MFVSNGRTPPSPLARTIRQLRRDRELSQEALANAAGVHPKHLSEIERGNKDPRASTVARLADALGVSIGELYGQPGGDEPGASG; this is translated from the coding sequence ATGTTCGTGTCCAACGGCCGAACTCCTCCTTCTCCACTCGCCCGCACGATCCGCCAGCTGCGGCGCGATCGCGAGCTGTCGCAGGAGGCGCTGGCGAACGCTGCGGGGGTCCACCCCAAGCACCTGAGCGAGATCGAGCGCGGCAACAAGGACCCGCGCGCCAGCACCGTCGCGCGGCTGGCGGACGCGCTGGGGGTGTCGATCGGCGAGCTGTACGGCCAGCCGGGCGGCGACGAGCCTGGCGCGTCGGGATAG
- a CDS encoding gluzincin family metallopeptidase gives MPALAIDTWSELERPVPQSVAVTVIAQDPSVQVAGRILTAQIRVPAEHLDPGPRGARFHVVDYDGATGRLLPPAVLAPTVQDRFADAGDAELTGDAEFRAQNVYAIAARTLAGFEAALGRRLGWGFDGHQLFLVPHAIAEANAYYAPEDGAIYFGYVPREDGELQTALSHDIVAHETTHAILDGLRPLYAEPGLPDQPAFHEALADVVALLSLFSISGVAARLLDPDGDGGRLAAEQLTAEALRRSALLTLAEQLGDDANDGAGRERGGGLRRSVELAPTATWREEREFTEPHRRAEVLVAAVTQTLLRMWMSRLPAILSEDGSGDRARVAEEGATAAAHLLRMAMRSVDYLPPVELEYEDVLDAILKADEVVAPDDEHGYRDALRAAFAAFGIERPVGRTIDVSRSGRPVYERMNFAILRSDRDEVFRFLWENADVFELDRECGWLRVESIRPSVRVGPDGLVVPEVVASYVQTLELTAGELAERGATVPDGLPPETKLQLRGGGVVVFDQFGRAKHHQHKRLDDWDRQTRRLAYLVGHGLVDSRGRFGFTLSQPRGQRFAALHVSGGDEAERW, from the coding sequence ATGCCGGCACTTGCGATCGACACCTGGAGCGAGCTGGAGAGACCGGTCCCGCAGTCGGTCGCGGTCACCGTCATCGCCCAGGATCCCTCCGTGCAGGTCGCGGGGCGCATCCTCACCGCACAGATCAGAGTCCCCGCCGAGCACCTCGACCCCGGGCCGCGCGGCGCGCGCTTCCACGTCGTCGACTACGACGGCGCGACCGGGAGGCTGCTGCCGCCTGCCGTGCTTGCGCCGACGGTGCAGGACCGCTTCGCGGACGCCGGCGACGCCGAGCTGACCGGCGACGCCGAGTTCCGCGCGCAGAACGTCTACGCGATCGCAGCGCGCACGCTCGCCGGCTTCGAGGCCGCGCTCGGGCGGCGACTCGGCTGGGGCTTCGACGGCCACCAGCTGTTCCTCGTCCCGCACGCGATCGCGGAGGCGAACGCCTACTACGCGCCGGAGGACGGCGCGATCTACTTCGGCTACGTCCCACGCGAGGACGGCGAGCTGCAGACGGCGCTGTCGCACGACATCGTCGCGCACGAGACGACCCACGCGATCCTCGACGGGCTGCGGCCGCTCTATGCGGAGCCCGGCCTGCCCGACCAGCCCGCCTTCCACGAGGCGCTCGCCGACGTCGTCGCGCTGCTGTCGCTGTTCTCGATCTCCGGCGTCGCCGCACGGCTGCTCGACCCCGACGGCGACGGCGGCCGGCTGGCGGCCGAGCAGCTGACCGCCGAGGCGCTGCGCAGAAGCGCGCTGCTGACGCTCGCCGAGCAGCTCGGCGACGACGCGAACGACGGCGCCGGCCGCGAGCGCGGCGGCGGGCTGCGCCGCTCGGTCGAGCTGGCGCCGACGGCGACGTGGCGCGAGGAGCGCGAGTTCACCGAGCCGCACCGCCGCGCCGAGGTGCTCGTCGCCGCGGTCACGCAGACGCTGCTGCGGATGTGGATGAGCCGCCTGCCGGCGATCCTCTCCGAGGACGGCAGCGGCGACCGCGCGCGCGTCGCCGAGGAGGGCGCGACCGCCGCCGCCCACCTGCTGCGGATGGCGATGCGCAGCGTCGACTACCTGCCGCCGGTGGAGCTGGAGTACGAGGACGTGCTCGACGCGATCCTGAAGGCCGACGAGGTCGTCGCGCCCGACGATGAGCACGGCTACCGCGACGCGCTGAGAGCGGCGTTCGCCGCGTTCGGCATCGAGCGGCCCGTCGGCCGCACGATCGACGTCTCGCGCTCGGGACGGCCGGTCTACGAGCGGATGAACTTCGCGATCCTGCGCTCGGACCGCGACGAGGTCTTCCGCTTCCTGTGGGAGAACGCCGACGTCTTCGAGCTCGACCGCGAGTGCGGCTGGCTGCGGGTCGAGTCGATCCGCCCGTCGGTCCGCGTCGGGCCGGACGGGCTGGTCGTGCCGGAGGTCGTCGCCAGCTACGTGCAGACGCTGGAGCTGACCGCCGGCGAGCTGGCCGAGCGCGGCGCGACCGTGCCGGACGGCCTCCCGCCCGAGACGAAGCTGCAGCTGCGCGGCGGCGGGGTCGTCGTCTTCGACCAGTTCGGCCGCGCCAAGCACCACCAGCACAAGCGGCTCGACGACTGGGACCGCCAGACGCGGCGGCTCGCGTACCTCGTCGGGCACGGCCTCGTCGACTCCAGAGGGCGCTTCGGCTTCACGCTCTCGCAGCCGCGCGGCCAGCGCTTCGCCGCGCTGCACGTCTCCGGTGGCGACGAGGCGGAGCGCTGGTGA
- a CDS encoding ComEC/Rec2 family competence protein: MAAPAPDRVAVRAHVLGFGEGIVLSFGYPQPLDDGRDERHVLIDFGSTHWPSGPRRTFREIAESVAERVRGRLDAIVVTHRHKDHIAGFADDAAGELIAGLRPSIVLRPWTEEPGLAADAPGPPGGHGNGARADGGIGAGARAADGGGGDAAAVGDADAPGDRSRRFASGLAEAQVFAERLVAGVDGARGLRGTLGAMAAGQVPNAAAIARIDAIADDAPLDARYLHAGQPSGLDDVLPGVRVSVLGPPTPEQWPRVTGQKADDPEYWIAWRQLAGEMLDQLAPAAAAGGGVAAAPAQVPPGRARWLVERMRDHETHSLLRIVRTLDDALNNTSLVLLFEVGRRRLLFPGDAQIENWSWSLEGPEAARLDPQLAGVDFYKVGHHGSRNATPRSLVAKWQGRAEPLTSLMSTLPGVHGRGANAVPRTTLVAALEELGPLHRTDVLGADRRFVDLSAATSDRRPFAIDGA, translated from the coding sequence ATGGCCGCGCCCGCGCCCGATCGCGTCGCCGTGCGCGCGCACGTGCTCGGCTTCGGCGAGGGGATCGTGCTCAGCTTCGGCTACCCGCAGCCACTCGACGACGGGCGCGACGAGCGCCACGTGCTGATCGACTTCGGCTCGACGCACTGGCCGAGCGGACCGAGACGGACGTTCAGAGAGATCGCCGAGAGCGTGGCCGAACGCGTCAGAGGGCGGCTCGACGCGATCGTCGTGACACACCGCCACAAGGATCACATCGCCGGCTTCGCCGACGACGCCGCCGGCGAGCTGATCGCCGGGCTGAGACCGAGCATCGTGCTGCGGCCGTGGACGGAGGAGCCGGGCCTTGCCGCCGACGCGCCGGGGCCACCGGGCGGGCACGGGAACGGGGCGCGCGCGGACGGCGGGATCGGGGCGGGCGCACGCGCGGCGGACGGCGGCGGCGGTGACGCGGCGGCTGTGGGCGACGCGGACGCGCCCGGCGACCGCTCGCGGCGGTTCGCTTCCGGGCTCGCGGAGGCGCAGGTGTTCGCAGAGCGGCTCGTCGCCGGGGTCGACGGCGCCCGCGGGCTGCGCGGCACGCTCGGCGCGATGGCCGCCGGGCAGGTGCCGAACGCCGCCGCGATCGCGCGGATCGACGCGATCGCCGACGACGCGCCGCTCGACGCGCGCTACCTCCACGCCGGCCAGCCGTCCGGGCTCGACGACGTGCTGCCGGGCGTGCGCGTGAGCGTGCTGGGGCCACCGACGCCGGAGCAGTGGCCCCGCGTGACCGGCCAGAAGGCCGACGACCCCGAGTACTGGATCGCCTGGCGCCAGCTCGCCGGCGAGATGCTCGACCAGCTCGCGCCCGCCGCCGCCGCCGGCGGCGGCGTCGCCGCTGCGCCGGCGCAGGTCCCACCCGGCCGCGCCCGCTGGCTGGTCGAGCGGATGCGCGACCACGAGACGCACTCGCTGCTGCGGATCGTCCGCACGCTCGACGACGCGCTCAACAACACGAGCCTCGTGCTGCTGTTCGAGGTCGGCAGACGGCGGCTGCTGTTCCCCGGCGACGCGCAGATCGAGAACTGGTCGTGGAGCCTGGAGGGTCCGGAGGCCGCGAGACTCGACCCGCAGCTGGCAGGCGTCGACTTCTACAAGGTCGGCCACCACGGCAGCCGCAACGCGACGCCGCGCTCGCTCGTGGCGAAGTGGCAGGGTCGCGCAGAGCCGCTGACGTCGCTGATGTCGACGCTCCCGGGCGTGCACGGCAGAGGCGCCAACGCCGTCCCCCGCACGACGCTCGTCGCCGCGCTGGAGGAGCTCGGCCCGCTCCACCGCACCGACGTGCTCGGCGCCGACCGGCGCTTCGTCGACCTCAGCGCCGCGACCTCCGATCGCAGACCGTTCGCGATCGACGGCGCGTGA
- a CDS encoding ArsR/SmtB family transcription factor produces MATPDQPAAAAIELTSVMHALSDDARLAVVCELACGGERPCGSFDLGVSKATASHHFRVLREAGITETRVDGKRRLLSLRRDDLEARFPGLLSAVLQAAGDGAVRDRVPV; encoded by the coding sequence ATGGCCACGCCCGACCAACCCGCCGCCGCCGCGATCGAGCTCACGTCCGTGATGCACGCGCTGAGCGACGACGCCCGCCTCGCCGTCGTGTGCGAGCTGGCCTGCGGCGGGGAGCGCCCGTGCGGCTCGTTCGACCTCGGCGTCAGCAAGGCGACCGCCTCGCACCACTTCCGGGTTCTGCGCGAGGCCGGCATCACCGAGACGCGCGTCGACGGCAAGCGGCGGCTGCTGTCGCTGCGCCGCGACGACCTCGAGGCCCGCTTCCCGGGCCTGCTCTCGGCGGTGCTGCAGGCCGCCGGCGACGGCGCGGTGCGCGACCGCGTCCCCGTCTGA
- a CDS encoding quinone oxidoreductase family protein, giving the protein MNAAVVEEYGTPRYRAFEEPVAGEGQLVVEVEAAGLNPVDQAKAAGRFYSGRAPLPFVAGGEGAGIVAGGRRVYFDAPVAPFGSMADRSLVNAADAIDVPDGVEPALAVAVGIAGLAAWLPLAWRAQLQPGETVLVLGATGVVGCIAVQAAKLLGAARVVAAGRNEQALARAAALGADATVRLDASEGDDLTAAFREAAGGGVDVVIDPLWGEPAVAALGALGDGGRLIQIGQSAGATATFPSAIVRGKLAEIRGHTNFLAPHDVKVAAYRTLAEHAAAGRITVEIEAAPLSEVATVWERQQAGGHGKKLVLVP; this is encoded by the coding sequence ATGAACGCAGCAGTCGTCGAGGAATACGGGACGCCCCGCTACCGGGCGTTCGAGGAGCCGGTCGCGGGCGAGGGGCAGCTCGTCGTCGAGGTCGAGGCCGCGGGTCTCAACCCGGTCGACCAGGCGAAGGCGGCCGGGAGGTTCTACTCCGGCAGAGCGCCGCTCCCATTCGTCGCGGGCGGCGAGGGCGCCGGAATCGTGGCGGGAGGCCGGCGCGTCTACTTCGACGCTCCGGTCGCGCCGTTCGGCTCGATGGCGGACCGCTCGCTGGTGAACGCGGCCGACGCGATCGACGTGCCCGACGGGGTCGAGCCGGCGCTCGCGGTCGCGGTCGGGATCGCCGGCCTCGCCGCGTGGCTGCCGCTCGCGTGGCGCGCGCAGCTGCAGCCCGGTGAGACGGTGCTCGTGCTCGGCGCGACCGGCGTCGTCGGCTGCATCGCGGTGCAGGCGGCGAAGCTGCTCGGCGCCGCCCGCGTCGTCGCCGCCGGCCGCAACGAGCAGGCGCTCGCCCGCGCCGCGGCGCTCGGCGCCGACGCGACGGTGCGGCTCGACGCGTCGGAGGGCGACGACCTCACCGCGGCGTTCCGCGAGGCGGCGGGCGGCGGCGTCGACGTCGTGATCGATCCGCTGTGGGGCGAACCGGCGGTCGCGGCGCTCGGCGCGCTCGGAGACGGCGGGCGGCTGATCCAGATCGGCCAGTCGGCCGGCGCGACGGCGACGTTCCCCTCGGCGATCGTCCGCGGCAAGCTGGCGGAGATCCGCGGCCACACGAACTTCCTCGCGCCGCACGACGTCAAGGTCGCGGCGTACCGCACGCTCGCCGAGCACGCCGCAGCCGGCCGCATCACGGTCGAGATCGAGGCGGCGCCGCTGTCCGAGGTCGCCACGGTGTGGGAACGCCAGCAGGCCGGCGGCCACGGCAAGAAGCTCGTGCTGGTGCCGTAG
- a CDS encoding aspartate aminotransferase family protein, whose protein sequence is MPDAPKLSQREIDELSARFEIKPMGGEPLAVAHAEGVRVTDVNGREYLDAISGEWVVNLGFRNPEITDAVIEQLGRADWTAPLYGSSPRTLLAEKVAEVAPGGLNKLLYGLSGGDAVEGAMHLAMRTTGKDEFVCLFQAFHGRTFATTALSYTHPNMYEGAKKGLERYTTRQIRVPNFNCYRCPFERTPDSCDLFCARFVEKMVVEGSEGGVAGIIVEPYQANGGMVPAPDGYFQELRAICDRHDMALIVDEVQTAWARCGEMFAIDHYGVEPDMIVVGKAFGGGFSMSGVIVNDKYANLAEWEYGFTTIGHPIASTASLKMIEIMERDDLAANARAMGERFGEKLAEMREKHPLIGDVRVMGLMIGIELVKDPVTKEHAHDEAEWCVHRALENGLLIGKTGPVFPPPAGNVLKLKPAVTIGAAEVDEICALFDQTITEAEAHFGYGS, encoded by the coding sequence GTGCCAGATGCACCCAAGCTCTCGCAGCGCGAGATCGATGAATTGAGCGCTCGCTTCGAGATCAAGCCGATGGGCGGCGAGCCGCTCGCGGTCGCCCACGCCGAGGGCGTGCGCGTCACCGACGTCAACGGTCGCGAGTACCTCGACGCGATCTCCGGCGAGTGGGTCGTCAACCTCGGCTTCCGCAACCCGGAGATCACCGACGCGGTGATCGAGCAGCTCGGCCGTGCCGACTGGACCGCGCCGCTGTACGGCTCCTCTCCCCGCACGCTGCTGGCGGAGAAGGTCGCCGAGGTCGCCCCCGGCGGCCTCAACAAGCTGCTCTACGGCCTCTCCGGCGGCGACGCCGTCGAGGGCGCGATGCACCTCGCGATGCGCACGACCGGCAAGGACGAGTTCGTCTGCCTGTTCCAGGCGTTCCACGGCCGCACGTTCGCGACGACCGCGCTCTCCTACACGCACCCGAACATGTACGAGGGCGCCAAGAAGGGGCTCGAGCGGTACACGACGCGCCAGATCCGCGTCCCCAACTTCAACTGCTACCGCTGCCCGTTCGAGCGCACGCCCGACAGCTGCGACCTGTTCTGCGCCAGATTCGTCGAGAAGATGGTCGTCGAGGGTTCCGAGGGCGGCGTCGCCGGCATCATCGTCGAGCCCTACCAGGCCAACGGCGGCATGGTCCCCGCGCCCGACGGCTACTTCCAGGAGCTGCGCGCGATCTGCGACCGCCACGACATGGCGCTGATCGTCGACGAGGTGCAGACCGCCTGGGCGCGCTGCGGCGAGATGTTCGCGATCGACCACTACGGCGTCGAGCCGGACATGATCGTCGTCGGCAAGGCGTTCGGCGGCGGCTTCTCGATGTCCGGCGTGATCGTCAACGACAAGTACGCCAACCTCGCCGAGTGGGAGTACGGCTTCACCACGATCGGTCACCCGATCGCCTCGACCGCATCCCTCAAGATGATCGAGATCATGGAGCGCGACGACCTGGCCGCGAACGCACGCGCCATGGGCGAGCGCTTCGGCGAGAAGCTCGCCGAGATGAGAGAGAAGCACCCGCTGATCGGCGACGTGCGCGTGATGGGCCTGATGATCGGCATCGAGCTGGTCAAGGACCCGGTCACGAAGGAGCATGCGCACGACGAGGCTGAGTGGTGCGTCCATCGCGCACTCGAGAACGGTCTGCTGATCGGCAAGACCGGCCCCGTCTTCCCGCCGCCGGCCGGCAACGTGCTGAAGCTCAAGCCTGCGGTCACGATCGGCGCCGCCGAGGTCGACGAGATCTGCGCGCTGTTCGACCAGACCATCACCGAGGCCGAAGCGCACTTCGGCTACGGCTCCTAG
- a CDS encoding APC family permease: MTSSGVPQGASDDDDLAQFGYQPRLRRSMSTFTSFCLAFSMIAITGTLGPLFQPVLAQVGAVAVWYWLIALAGVIWVVLVFMHMAARIPVTGYAYQWASRIVNPYYGWVVAMIGLITFTTGATSIGALFGSVLAPELGIDPTGTNIMFLAIGALTIGFLINIFGIRIATRFNNGVAIGEITATIVFAFLLLVGALLFFKGGQDASVIVNNSGVDGVDGSKIPTVNWILAATLPIFALLGWEASADLAEETHNPRKAAPKAMFRAVTVSALGGFVVMWIFIVAIPGSISEALTHPNTFFWIVEERLGAFPAAIFKVIAFFSLMGCIVANIAVATRLIFSVSRDRMLPFSRQLAAVHPRFRTPVTASIVLWAICMAINIAGAGNIFRVTAMAAVAYYFTYGTTTIGVLIGHLRGSIPEPSGSGYFGLGRWTVPVCVIAIVWCFGVSAAYLVPSENHYVVRYFLYALGIGVLFTAYAWWALRTGRAAVPQNATDAAAQRDREDAENEKAMVNG, from the coding sequence ATGACCTCATCTGGCGTGCCGCAAGGCGCGAGCGACGACGACGACCTCGCCCAGTTCGGGTACCAGCCGCGCCTGCGGCGCTCGATGTCGACGTTCACGTCGTTCTGCCTCGCCTTCTCGATGATCGCGATCACGGGAACGCTCGGGCCGCTGTTCCAGCCCGTGCTCGCGCAGGTCGGCGCCGTCGCCGTGTGGTACTGGCTGATAGCGCTCGCGGGCGTGATCTGGGTCGTGCTCGTGTTCATGCACATGGCGGCGCGGATCCCCGTCACCGGCTACGCGTACCAGTGGGCGAGCCGGATCGTGAACCCGTACTACGGCTGGGTCGTGGCGATGATCGGCCTGATCACGTTCACGACCGGCGCGACGTCGATCGGCGCGCTGTTCGGCTCGGTGCTCGCACCGGAGCTGGGGATCGACCCGACCGGCACGAACATCATGTTCCTCGCGATCGGGGCGCTGACGATCGGCTTCCTGATCAACATCTTCGGGATCCGGATCGCGACGCGCTTCAACAACGGCGTCGCGATCGGCGAGATCACGGCGACGATCGTCTTCGCCTTCCTGCTGCTCGTCGGCGCGCTGCTGTTCTTCAAGGGCGGCCAGGACGCCAGCGTGATCGTCAACAACTCCGGCGTCGACGGCGTCGACGGCTCGAAGATCCCGACCGTCAACTGGATCCTCGCCGCGACGCTGCCGATCTTCGCGCTGCTCGGGTGGGAGGCGTCGGCCGACCTCGCCGAGGAGACGCACAACCCGCGCAAGGCGGCGCCGAAGGCGATGTTCCGCGCGGTGACTGTCTCCGCGCTCGGCGGCTTCGTCGTGATGTGGATCTTCATCGTCGCGATCCCCGGCTCGATCTCAGAGGCGCTGACGCACCCAAACACGTTCTTCTGGATCGTCGAGGAGCGCCTCGGCGCCTTCCCCGCCGCGATCTTCAAGGTGATCGCGTTCTTCTCGCTGATGGGCTGCATCGTCGCGAACATCGCGGTCGCGACGCGGCTGATCTTCTCCGTCTCGCGCGACCGGATGCTGCCGTTCTCACGCCAGCTCGCCGCGGTCCACCCGCGCTTCAGAACGCCGGTGACTGCCTCGATCGTCCTGTGGGCGATCTGCATGGCGATCAACATCGCGGGCGCCGGCAACATCTTCCGCGTCACCGCGATGGCGGCCGTCGCCTACTACTTCACGTACGGGACGACGACGATCGGCGTGCTGATCGGTCACCTGCGCGGGAGCATCCCGGAGCCCAGCGGCAGCGGCTACTTCGGCCTCGGCCGCTGGACGGTGCCCGTCTGCGTGATCGCGATCGTCTGGTGCTTCGGCGTCTCCGCCGCGTACCTCGTGCCGAGCGAGAACCACTACGTCGTGCGCTACTTCCTCTACGCGCTCGGCATCGGCGTCCTCTTCACCGCCTACGCCTGGTGGGCACTGAGAACGGGCCGCGCCGCGGTGCCGCAGAACGCGACCGACGCGGCGGCGCAACGCGACCGCGAGGACGCCGAGAACGAGAAGGCGATGGTCAATGGCTGA
- a CDS encoding Gfo/Idh/MocA family protein: MAERRVIGVGVIGLGEIGQFHLRGYERSPGARVAAVTDLSGELLARTAAATGATAHSSIGALLADPAVEVVSVCLPHHLHLPVALQAIAAGKHLLVEKPLALTVAECDEIVAAAEAAGVTVGVQHNQLFHGPHVRAQELIDSGAIGRPVHIRLRLGIGGKLDGWRADPKVVGGGLLFDAGVHRFYMARKLFGEVAEVRALVDRGLDVGEDQAVVTLRFENGALGVIDANYHCPPGAFDDAIEIVGSDGMLYLSGCEAEFEGFRTGPALRVYDGSWRDERVPQGDWADSVAASIDAFVVALAAGEPPPVTAAEGRRIVELIHQAYTSAAAGDPGGAGAT; this comes from the coding sequence ATGGCTGAAAGACGTGTCATCGGTGTCGGGGTCATCGGCCTCGGCGAGATCGGGCAGTTCCACCTGCGCGGCTACGAGCGCTCCCCCGGGGCGCGCGTGGCGGCGGTGACCGACCTGAGCGGGGAGCTGCTGGCGCGCACCGCGGCGGCGACCGGCGCCACGGCGCACTCGTCGATCGGCGCGCTGCTCGCCGATCCCGCCGTCGAGGTCGTCTCGGTCTGCCTCCCCCACCACCTCCACCTGCCGGTCGCGCTGCAGGCGATCGCCGCCGGCAAGCACCTGCTCGTCGAGAAGCCGCTCGCGCTGACCGTCGCCGAGTGCGACGAGATCGTCGCAGCGGCCGAGGCCGCGGGCGTGACCGTCGGCGTGCAGCACAACCAGCTGTTCCACGGCCCGCACGTGCGGGCGCAGGAGCTGATCGACTCGGGCGCGATCGGTAGACCGGTCCACATCCGGCTGCGGCTCGGGATCGGCGGCAAGCTCGACGGCTGGCGCGCCGACCCGAAGGTCGTCGGCGGCGGGCTGCTGTTCGACGCCGGCGTGCACCGCTTCTACATGGCGCGCAAGCTGTTCGGCGAGGTCGCCGAAGTGCGTGCGCTGGTCGACCGCGGCCTGGACGTCGGCGAGGACCAGGCGGTCGTGACGCTCCGCTTCGAGAACGGCGCGCTCGGCGTGATCGACGCCAACTACCACTGCCCGCCGGGCGCGTTCGACGACGCGATCGAGATCGTCGGCAGCGACGGGATGCTCTACCTGTCCGGCTGCGAAGCCGAGTTCGAGGGCTTCCGCACCGGTCCGGCGCTGCGCGTCTACGACGGCTCCTGGCGCGACGAGCGCGTCCCGCAGGGCGACTGGGCCGACTCGGTCGCCGCCTCGATCGACGCGTTCGTCGTCGCGCTGGCGGCCGGCGAGCCGCCGCCGGTGACGGCCGCCGAGGGCCGGCGGATCGTCGAGCTGATCCATCAGGCGTACACGTCGGCCGCCGCCGGTGACCCCGGCGGCGCGGGAGCGACGTGA
- a CDS encoding GntR family transcriptional regulator, which yields MSGGIEHVGVRPVEPETGLTARAYAEIRRAILEGRIPPGQLTSVRALSEALGISRTPVREALVELAKAGMVAFERNRGVRVVVTLGRDVEEIFQLRLWLEVPAALEAVPRCGGAELEALARTLDGMRAHLDDEHEFMRHDWRFHRTLLAATGNDRLVGFVAELRDQTRMRGISTVGRSRRLEAILAEHDAIYAHVQAGDASAAADAMADHLSTTRDLLLAQDPPATTPEDV from the coding sequence GTGAGCGGCGGGATCGAGCACGTCGGCGTGCGTCCGGTCGAGCCGGAGACCGGCCTGACCGCGCGCGCCTACGCCGAGATCCGCCGCGCGATCCTCGAAGGCCGCATCCCGCCCGGCCAGCTGACCTCGGTGCGCGCGCTGAGCGAGGCACTCGGGATCTCGCGCACGCCCGTGCGCGAGGCGCTCGTCGAGCTGGCGAAGGCCGGGATGGTCGCGTTCGAGCGCAACCGCGGCGTGCGCGTCGTCGTGACGCTCGGCCGCGACGTCGAGGAGATCTTCCAGCTGCGCCTGTGGCTGGAGGTCCCCGCGGCGCTGGAGGCGGTGCCGCGCTGCGGCGGCGCGGAGCTCGAGGCGCTCGCGCGCACACTCGACGGGATGCGCGCCCACCTCGATGACGAGCACGAGTTCATGCGCCACGACTGGCGCTTCCACCGCACGCTGCTCGCCGCAACCGGCAACGACCGCCTCGTCGGATTCGTCGCCGAGCTGCGCGACCAGACGCGGATGCGTGGCATCTCGACCGTCGGGCGCTCGCGCAGGCTCGAGGCGATCCTCGCCGAGCACGACGCGATCTACGCGCACGTGCAGGCGGGCGACGCCTCCGCCGCGGCCGACGCGATGGCCGACCACCTCTCCACCACGCGCGACCTGCTGCTCGCGCAGGACCCACCAGCAACGACCCCGGAGGACGTATGA